Proteins from one Gilliamella sp. ESL0443 genomic window:
- a CDS encoding helix-turn-helix domain-containing protein has protein sequence MSLNGILPPCPVEITLMLMGDKWKVLIVRDLLTGTKRFGELKKSLNGISQKVLTQHLRTMEKNGLVSRKVYAQVPPKVEYTLTDVGQSLKQVHDAMLAWGSAYKSKQSANK, from the coding sequence ATGTCACTCAACGGAATTTTACCTCCTTGCCCTGTCGAAATTACCCTTATGTTAATGGGTGATAAATGGAAAGTCTTAATCGTTCGTGATTTATTAACAGGTACAAAACGCTTTGGAGAATTAAAAAAATCACTAAACGGTATATCTCAAAAAGTCTTAACTCAACATCTAAGAACAATGGAAAAAAACGGCTTAGTCAGCCGCAAAGTCTATGCCCAAGTACCACCTAAAGTGGAATACACATTGACCGATGTCGGGCAAAGTTTAAAACAAGTGCATGATGCTATGTTAGCGTGGGGAAGTGCTTATAAATCAAAACAAAGTGCTAATAAATAG
- a CDS encoding NAD(P)-dependent oxidoreductase: MKIAVIGASGKSGSLIVKEAIARGHDVTAIVRNPNAHVDPKAKILVKDLFDLTYEDLKPFDVIIDAFAAWTPETLPQHQTSLKHLTDILSGKPNRLLVVGGAGSLYVNPEHTIRLVDSPDFPDEFKPLANNMAKALDQLRTCNDVNWTYLSPAIEFIADGPRTGHYIVGGEQILVNSQGKSQISYADYAIAMIDEAENAKHIKQRFTVATK, encoded by the coding sequence ATGAAAATTGCGGTTATTGGTGCTAGTGGTAAGTCAGGTAGTCTGATAGTTAAAGAAGCAATTGCGCGTGGACATGATGTAACGGCGATTGTTCGTAATCCCAACGCTCATGTTGACCCTAAGGCAAAAATTCTAGTTAAAGATCTGTTTGATCTAACTTATGAAGATTTGAAACCTTTTGATGTCATTATTGATGCTTTTGCAGCATGGACACCAGAAACCCTTCCACAACATCAAACTAGCTTAAAACACTTAACTGATATTTTAAGCGGTAAACCTAATCGTTTATTAGTTGTTGGCGGTGCAGGTAGTTTATATGTCAATCCTGAGCATACTATTCGTTTAGTTGACTCTCCGGATTTTCCGGATGAATTTAAACCATTAGCCAATAACATGGCAAAAGCTTTAGATCAATTAAGAACTTGTAATGATGTAAATTGGACCTATCTAAGCCCAGCAATTGAGTTTATTGCTGATGGTCCAAGAACTGGTCATTATATTGTTGGTGGCGAGCAAATTTTGGTTAATAGCCAAGGGAAAAGTCAAATCAGCTATGCTGACTATGCAATCGCGATGATTGATGAAGCGGAGAATGCAAAACACATTAAACAACGTTTTACTGTGGCTACTAAATAA
- the allB gene encoding allantoinase AllB, translating to MQYDLIIKNGLVILESGEIYTDIAIKNGKIAAIGPNLVQADEIIDANGLIVSPGMVDIHVHISEPGGVRHEWEGYITGTKACAKGGVTTFVEMPLNQLPATTSGETLRTKYAAGEGKLYVDVASYGGLVPYNLTNNGIAEQVEEGVAAFKCFMATCGDPNLDGDFANVNDYALWEGMRQIAKTGKVLAIHAENATITDILGQQAKARGESKLSQYVATRPAFTEVEAIRRAIFFAKQTGCPIHICHVACPEGVEEVIKACQEGINVTCETCIHYLYFTTDQLDAIGPIAKCSPPIRDQQAQEGLWKYLFAGHIITAVSDHSPCTYDLKDKANAFDAWGGISGVQNNVDIMFDEAVQKRGMSLKQFADIIAKNPAERYNLPTKGSIQVGKDADIIFIKPHSSYVLKEQDLEYRNKFSPYVGRQIGAQVVQTLLRGKTIYQINAGINSTPRGEFIRR from the coding sequence ATGCAGTACGATCTCATTATTAAAAATGGTCTTGTCATTCTCGAATCTGGCGAAATTTATACCGATATTGCAATAAAAAATGGCAAAATTGCAGCAATTGGCCCTAATTTAGTGCAAGCAGATGAAATTATTGATGCTAATGGCTTGATTGTTAGTCCTGGAATGGTTGATATTCATGTTCATATTAGTGAACCAGGTGGTGTTCGTCATGAGTGGGAAGGCTATATCACAGGAACAAAAGCATGTGCAAAAGGTGGCGTAACAACCTTTGTTGAAATGCCTCTTAACCAACTCCCTGCGACTACAAGTGGCGAAACTCTTCGTACCAAATATGCTGCTGGTGAGGGAAAACTTTATGTCGATGTAGCATCTTATGGTGGATTAGTTCCTTATAATCTGACCAATAATGGTATTGCAGAACAAGTCGAAGAAGGTGTCGCGGCATTTAAATGTTTTATGGCAACCTGTGGTGATCCAAACCTTGACGGTGATTTTGCCAATGTAAATGATTACGCATTATGGGAAGGAATGCGCCAAATTGCTAAAACCGGTAAAGTGCTAGCTATCCATGCAGAAAATGCCACAATTACTGATATTTTAGGGCAACAAGCTAAAGCACGAGGCGAAAGTAAATTATCACAATATGTAGCAACCCGTCCGGCATTTACTGAAGTTGAAGCCATTCGTCGAGCAATCTTTTTCGCTAAACAAACTGGGTGCCCGATTCATATATGCCATGTCGCTTGTCCAGAAGGAGTTGAAGAGGTTATCAAAGCATGCCAAGAAGGCATTAATGTGACGTGCGAAACCTGTATCCATTACCTCTATTTTACTACAGACCAATTGGATGCTATTGGACCAATTGCAAAATGTTCACCACCAATCCGTGATCAGCAAGCTCAAGAAGGATTATGGAAATATCTATTTGCTGGCCACATCATCACTGCGGTGTCTGACCATTCACCATGTACTTACGATTTAAAAGACAAAGCCAATGCCTTTGATGCTTGGGGCGGAATTTCTGGTGTTCAAAATAATGTGGATATTATGTTTGATGAAGCCGTACAAAAACGGGGTATGTCATTAAAACAATTTGCCGATATCATCGCTAAAAACCCTGCTGAAAGATACAACTTACCAACTAAAGGCTCAATTCAAGTAGGTAAAGATGCTGACATCATCTTTATTAAACCTCATTCTAGCTATGTATTAAAAGAACAAGATCTCGAATATCGTAATAAATTTAGTCCTTATGTAGGACGACAAATTGGTGCACAAGTGGTTCAAACATTATTACGAGGCAAAACTATTTATCAAATTAATGCCGGTATTAATTCAACACCAAGAGGTGAATTTATTCGGCGTTAA